One genomic region from Dermacentor variabilis isolate Ectoservices chromosome 6, ASM5094787v1, whole genome shotgun sequence encodes:
- the LOC142586366 gene encoding uncharacterized protein LOC142586366 — protein sequence MADKTGKLFVWQWNCASLKRRKASLQQFVKEQADKPHVLLLQETLCEEATFSGYRVVSTKGDGRRGVITMFKKAISFKEHEITIGRADASTTLEAQLVEIIPSGRIKQSIFVLNVYSPPTDQRQSFRGLLGRAVAIAGDSPLIVAGDFNAPHVAWGYNRQTAKGVNLVNTAEDRALTLVADPRFPTRIGTSVSRDTMPDLAFVRNTDAAWTNLQENLGSDHHIVALSIRIRAAPLRIFKYVDWDLLQKIRDEDESEYGALEDLLAQVKRDVERATKEISTDLKTPRMDARLAHLLEAKRSVLERWKTQRLNRRLRKKIAELNRSIEAHCLELNRQQWNEACSAADGRMRTGGKWNLLKHLLDDKQTKGNQRLSVHRLVHKQKQEGHSDTSLLRDLARKYLPVGKDELRECPQYVGEDAPKLDDPFSEADIREVLYNLNGRSAPGPGGITNRVLRNLDDRSISTIGKEINKVWEEGSVPDS from the coding sequence ATGGCGGACAAGACAGGCAAACTAtttgtgtggcaatggaactgcgccagCTTAAAGAGGCGCAAGGCCTCGCTACAACAGTTTGTGAAAGAACAAGCGGACAAACCGCATGTCCTGCTCCTACAGGAGACCCTTTGTGAGGAGGCGACCTTCTCGGGTTACCGCGTTGTCTCGACGAAAGGAGACGGTAGGAGAGGGGTGATCACTATGTTTAAGAAGGCAATTTCCTTCAAAGAGCACGAGATCACAATAGGCAGAGCTGATGCTAGCACTACATTGGAGGCGCAGCTGGTTGAGATAATCCCTAGTGGCAGGATCAAACAGAGCATATTcgtcctcaatgtgtacagcccTCCGACAGATCAGAGGCAGAGTTTTCGCGGACTTCTAGGCAGGGCAGTCGCCATAGCGGGTGACAGCCCTCTGATAGTggcaggggacttcaatgccccgcacgTGGCCTGGGGTTATAATAGACAAACGGCGAAGGGAGTGAACTTAGTGAACACGGCAGAAGACCGCGCGTTGACCCTAGTGGCGGACCCCCGCTTTCCCACGAGGATAGGCacctcggtctcgagggacacgaTGCCAGATCTGGCGTTTGTTAGAAACACTGACGCAGCCTGGACTAACTTGCAAGAAAATTTAGGGAGCGACCATCACATTGTGGCTTTATCAATCAGGATCAGAGCGGCCCCGCTTAGGATATTTAAGTACGTTGATTGGGATCTCTTACAAAAGATACGGGACGAAGATGAGTCGGAGTACGGTGCACTGGAGGATCTACTCGCGCAGGTCAAGAGAGACGTTGAAAGGGCCACCAAGGAAATATCCACGGACCTTAAGACCCCCAGGATGGACGCGCGCCTGGCGCATCTCCTGGAGGCCAAGAGGTCTGTGCTGgagaggtggaaaacgcaaaggctAAACCGCAGGCTGAGAAAGAAGATCGCGGAGCTTAATCGCAGCATAGAGGCACACTGTCTGGAGCTCAACAGACAACAATGGAACGAAGCCTGCTCGGCAGCAGACGGGCGAATGCGCACGGGGGGGAAATGGAACCTTCTTAAGCACCTGCTCGATGATAAACAGACCAAGGGTAATCAGAGACTCTCCGTACATAGACTTGTGCATAAGCAAAAACAGGAAGGTCATTCCGATACGTCCCTTCTCCGAGACCTGGCAAGGAAGTATCTTCCGGTAGGAAAGGATGAACTACGGGAATGCCCTCAATATGTGGGGGAGGACGCCCCAAAGCTCGATGATCCGTTTTCTGAGGCAGATATCAGGGAGGTGCTCTACAATCTCAATGGTAGGTCGGCCCCTGGGCCGGGTGGCATAACCAACCGGGTTTTGAGGAACCTGGACGACCGGTCCATTAGCACTATTGGAAAGGAAATCAACAAGGTATGGGAGGAAGGTAGTGTTCCGGACTCGTAG